One Oncorhynchus clarkii lewisi isolate Uvic-CL-2024 unplaced genomic scaffold, UVic_Ocla_1.0 unplaced_contig_8876_pilon_pilon, whole genome shotgun sequence genomic window, TCCTCCACCTTCGCAGCCAAGAACAAGGTTGTTTGGGAGATGATCTGTAGAAATAAAGACATTAaggttgggcggtatccagattttcatatcgtCCTACCGTCCTTCACTCATCCCAGGATTTACGGTATTACAGGCTTAATGCACAAGGGTGCGCCATAAAACTGTGTGGAAAGCCTATTGGAagtctattaccagaatgctaacataATGAGCACAAATAATAGagaggctgctagctaaatatgctatCGAGCcgaaaacatgttgttttcttcAAAAACAGGCAGTCCAGCTCAAAGTTATACATATACAGGAAGGGGCTACTGAGGAGCGGCAGGTGGACTGGTGGTTAGAgaggtggactagtaaccgaaaggttgtggTTAGAgaggtggactagtaaccgaaaggttgtggTTAGAGaggtggactagtaaccaaaaggttgtggTTAGAgaggtggactagtaaccgaaaggttgtggTTAGAGGTGGACTTTAACCGAAAGGTTGTGGTTAGAGaagtggactagtaaccgaaaggttgtggttagagcgttggactagtaaccgaaaggttgcaagatcgaaggtaaaaatctgtcgttctgcccttgaacaaggcagttaacccactgttcctaggctgtcattgtaaataagagtttgttcttaactgacttgcctagttaaataaaaaaaatgtaaaatgtttatGTAAAGTAATTTTTTGGTGAGTTTGTACATTTACAGGGGAATGTTAGACATTGTGCAACTGAACAATACTGGTTGTGGAGCAGCATGAGTACACGCTATGcatgtgtggagtctggagtcgcTAGGCCAACGGGCCTGCCTGCTCTGAGAAGATAGGGGAGAAGCAGACGGGCCCAGAACGGAGGGGAGAAGCAGACGGGCCCAGAACGGAGGGGAGAAGCAGACGGGCCCAGAACGGAGGGGAGAAGCAGACGGGCCCAGAACGGAGGGGAGAAGCAGACGGGCCCAGAACGGAGGGGAGAAGCAGACGGGCCCAGAACGGAGGGGAGAAGCAGACGGGCCCAGAACGGAGAGGAAAACAcaaggatttgtttttttatttcaccaggtaggctagttgagaacaagttctcatttacaactgcaacctggccaagataaagcacagcagttcgacacatataacaaAGTTAAACCTGGAATAAactaaacatagtcaataatacagtagaacaaaataaataatgtgcaaatgaggtaagataagggaggtaaggcaaagaATAGgtcatggtggtgaagtaattacaatatagcaattaagcactggaatggtagatgtgcagaagatgaatgtgcaagtagagatactggggtgcaaaggagcaagataaataaataaatacagtatggggatgaggtagttggatgagctatttacagatgggctatgtacaggtgcagtgatctgtgagctgctctgacagctggtgcttaaagctagtgagggagatatgagtctccagcttcagtgattttgcagttcgttccagtcattggcagcagagaacaggaaggaaaggcggccaaaggaggaattggctttgggggtgagaGCATGCTAAAATacaggctattttataaatgacatcgccgaagtcgaggatcggtaggatagtcagttttacgagggtatgtttggcagcatgagtgaaggatgcttcgttgcgaaataggaagccgattctagatttaattttggattggagatgcttaatgtgagtctggaaggagagtttacagtctaaccagacacctaaatatttgtagttgtccacatattctaagtcagaactgtccagagtagtgatgctggacgggcgggcaggtgcaggcagtgatcggttgaagagcatgcatttagttttacttgcatttaagagcagttggaagccacggaaggagagttgtatggcaatgaagctcatctggaggttagttaacaaagTGTCCAAACAAGGGccaaaagtatacagaatggtgtcatctgcttagaggtggatcagaaaatcaccagcagcaagagcgacatcattgacgtatacagagaagagtcggcccgagaatttaaccctgtggtaccccatagagactgccagaggtccgggcaacaggccctccgatcAAGCTgcagtggcagctgtacagataacTCATCCAAAGGCTTTGACACCTCAAATACCACtacgacattgctcgtcctaatttttatatatttcttaattccatagTTTTAcacgtgtgtattgttgtgaattgttaagaTACTACTGcagtgttggagctaggaacacaagcatttcactacacccgcaataacatctgctaaatatgtgaccaataaaatgtgatttgattgatGAGAATTCACACATTATCAGCAGACAgctctctgactgatgtgtagttACTTTTCTACGACACTATTCTCTATGTAGCCAGCTTACTTCTCTCTGGTAAAACGCCAGATTAactggctacattctttctatgataaaacagaaatatgatggccatgcatcgcaaaaaaaatacattgctTTTTAAAATTGTAAGCTCATTTAGCCtacttgtgtggctgccagccaaatagcaTTGCAATTCTGTCGTCATCAGATGAAAATTATGCTTATTTTCTGCCTAATGTGttgtattttctgtgaagaaaAACTATAGTTGCACATCCCCGATCACTCTATTGAGGCAAAACACacttgactttcaatataaaacacGACCTCTGTCAATACACAGTTGGATTCACCTGCTCCCACTTTCCCCAGTTTTGCCATTTACAAAACATGTGACtagctcaactgttctgggggaaCTATGGTAGGGAACTAGTGTAGGTAGTACAATGTGGCTCAGCTGGTAGAACATGGAGCTtacaacgccagggttgtgggttcgattctcacaggggaccagtatgaaaatgtgtgCGCTTActacttactgtaagtcgctctggataagagcatctgctaaatgactcaaacgtACAAGGTattttacttaaaaagtagctacaaatattaaaatgtatagAAAAGCTTATTAAATAGTTTAAACGTTAGAGGACTTAACTGGCTATTTCCAAATAACCCGGTATACTGCCCAAGACGACAAGAAAATCCATCAGATCTCCCTTGTAGATAGAAGATAGccttgtcccagatctgtttgtgctgcaaGTCATTGTCACACCAAGCACAATGACTATAAGAGTTGGCAGGACAGCACAAAGAGATATAGGAAGAGGCTAGATTGCGAGTCAGAAAATGAAAAAATGAATGTTACAATTGAGATGGTGATTACTTACATTCCTATGAAACTTAGTGAAAGAGTGAATCATATAAAATCTATGCATGTAAACGATTGCAGTGTTGATGATGAGTTGAGAGCTGAATACATGGGTTAAGGTATTCCAAGTGATATGCGGAAACAACAGTAATACTGCAATCAATGCATAAGCTATTCTAACATCATAGCTGGCTGATGTCATTTACCGGTAGTTGGGTGACAATCCACCTAGCTTTGTTCCCATCTCAGCTAGTTAGCTCAAGTTCACTAACGTTACTCCAATAATGAGACACAGCTGACCAAGATGTCACAACTAACTACCTCGTGAGATAACAAACCACATTATATATGTTCATAAAAATGATTAACTAATAGTTACTCGTACATCCAGTAGACGATAAGAGCTGCTAAGGCGAACGTCTAGCAGGCCAAAATAATAGCTACCGTTAGCTGATCACATAACAGAACGAGGTTAGCATGGTAGCGATCAAGTTAGCTGAAGAACTAGCTAGCGTAACAACCTCAAAGGTTACGGTTACTGCGTTAAGTATCCTATTTTGTAATCCGACCAAGACATAACGTTAGTCGAAGTATAACATTCAACTTGTATTTTAAATGGACACATTTAGCTGTGTTTCAGTTACTTGCAaaggaagctagctagctactaggtTCCAAGCTAACAAACGGCACAACCATTTTGGTAGCTAGTTAGCCTAGCTGCCACATAGCGGGCTGAAAGACTCATTTTCAGAAAGGATACACGTTGAGTCTCTGGCCCATATCCTGAATTAGGTTGGCGGCTTGCTGTCGGTAAGAAAGTTCCCTATCAGATTCGACTCCACTGCGGCGGGACGGCGTTGTTTCTAGTTGCTCCCGGGAAAAGAGCCATTTCGAAGAAGGTCCCCGGTGCACCGCCATTGCGCTCCAACGACTAGCCCCTGGTGGCTCGAGGGGGTAGGGAGCGTAGGAAACAAAATGCGCATGCGTGTTGGCTACTCTCCTAGGACTAGTAAACCAATTGCTCAGCAAATTAGCACTATTTTAACTTTCAATACAGCAAATAAAAAAATCTCTCACAAATTGTGGAGAATCATGGATATGATAATAGGTCCATTCTGTCCAAACTTGCAGGCTCAAAGTCGTGTAAAGAAAAAAGAAGACACCCAGTATCCCATAGTTCCCCGCGCGTGCAGATTATATTGCGGCTCCACTTTTAGATCTCTACGGTCGAAAACACACCCAATCATTACACACGCACCCTTTGCCAACATGAAGGCGGATAGGGGAGCCCCTGCCATTGAAATGCAAGAATACAACTTGTGATTTCAAGAGGTAGCGAATCCCATTGCCTACGAAAATAGATGCGACACCGAATTAATATTTTGGGTGAGGCAACTCTTTTAATGCAATGTGCAATAGCTTTCCAGGATCTTAGAATATGGGGATGGTTTATACAGGCCTCGGGCCCAGAGAGCATAGCTAGCTTATGCTAATACGTTATCATAAATATCCATAGTTCCCGTTTCATTcgctagttaactagctagctaccaaaCTGCATTTTCAGATACGATCTCTGGCAAAAAAATATGGGTgtcttcttttttgttgttgttaactAACGTGTTAGTAACTAGTCAGTATCAATATGCTAATGTTAACTCATCATTGGGGCTTGATTGGTAGCGTTAACGTTGATgttggggtgtattcattaaagccgattctgttgcaaaacttcttaaacggaagcaaacgaaaCGGGGAGGGAGCTAACTGAATTTGTACATTTAAAAACTATTTTTAGTTGCAAAATGGAAcgttttgcaactgtttggaAGAATAATTACACCCCAGatcagtgtgtgtccagtgtgtaaaAAGATTCACAAAATACCCAAtgtttctttgcatcaatttgCTACATTAGTTTCAAATGGAAATGTCAACCAGCCTACTGATTTTTGTTGTTTGACAAACCAACgttgaaatgttttgttgtttacaGTAAAGTGCATATTCAGATTTCTGTATGTACCAATGCaggtttataatatattattcTACCATTGCAGCCCTGCAGAATGTCCAAGATAAGGCGGAGGGTAACAGTGGAGAATTCTAAAACCATATCTGACAGCAGCAGTAGCCAGACCACCACCACCCCGTCTCGCCGGCCCAGCGTGTTTGAAAGACTTGGCCCCAGCACTGGTAGTAATGCTGTCGAGGTGTGTACCTCTACACCTGCATCTAACCCACTGACAGATACAACACATGCATGTCCAGAGAAGGTAGAGAAAGACATCTTTGAATTTTGGATTCATCAGAGCAAAACCCTTTTTCTGCTTTATGAAATGACACTTTCTTGCTTTCTTCCTTTCAGACTAATTGTAGAAATTGGTTGAAGACTGGGAATTGCAGTTACGGCAATACTTGTCGCTACACACATGGAACTCAGCCACGAGGCAAAGGATTTAGTGGATCTTTTAGCAGGTTAGATGGCCTTGGAGAATTGCCTGTGACCCGTGTATGCAGGcaactgaaaaatatatattttatgcaAGTGGGCAACACAGTCAGACGGTCCAAACATTCTCCCATGGCTGTTTCTTATTGTATTTGTTTAGCCAGTTGTCTTGTGCTGAACCAATGCCGGAGATTGCCATATGTTTGTGTGTAAACAGGTCAGCGGAGAGACCAACTGGCGATCTGCGAGAGAGGATGAAGAATAAGAGGCAGGATGTTGAATCAGATGCTACAAAGAGAGACCCAGAGGAGCCTACGTCCCCCACAGCCAGAGTGAGTTACTCTCCACACACACCTCGCTTTCATGTCCGGTTTTCTTTTGTTCTTTAGGACATAGTGAACCACCATTTTACTAGTTAGATATTAGACCAACATGTATGGGAGTCTTCCATGTAAACCTGTCTGTGTTCTGCAGCAGCGAGACTCGTCCCGAGGCCGCCACAGGGAGAAGGAAGATATAAAAATCACTAAAGAGAGAAGCCCTGCCAGCGAAGAAGAGACCACAGAGTGGGAAGCCAACCGCGAAGGTGAGGTTTGAAAGTAGCGCCGTGTTCAATAGGAGAATAAGAAAGCACGTGCCCTTATTAACATATGAAAGGAGAACTAATGAATGTCGAACCGTTTTTCACTCTATTGGGAAAAGGTGTTTGTATATTTGCATATTCTAACCTTAAGTAATGTGCTGTTGTATTTGTCTTTTAGACTCGGATAACGGTGACTACGACTACGAATTATCCCTAGAGATGAAGAGACAGAAGATCCAGCGGGAGCTCATGAAGTTGGAGCAGGAGAAtatggagaaaagagaggagattgTTATCAAGAAAGAGGTACCGGTATGCATGTATCGACTGTAGCTATATCTACTATAGTTCATAGAGCCCTGCGTGATTTAAGACTGAGTTTGATCTGTTTTATAACCTTATACTCTTACAATCTCTCACTAGGAGCCGACCACCAAAACTAGGACCACTATCATATCCAAGGTAAGAAGAGATACCTACCTAACCTTATTGTCATTCAGGAGCCATCCATATCAACACTCATATCTGGTTTAGACTTCTCTCCTTTCAGTGTCCATGCTAACCAATTCTGCCTTTATTCCACGTTGTAATTCCAGACATCCCCGGAGCGTTCCAGCTCTAGAGGTTCCCCCTCCTCCAGGAAGTCCAGTGGATCCCCCAAACACACTAAAGGACCTAAAGCTTCCGGTTCtaggaagaaggagaagaagaccTCTGTGTCGTCCTCTGCATCCGCCACGGCCAGATCTTCCAAGGGGGGCCACGGGAAGAAGAAAGGTCCCCGCAcccccagcccccctcccccGGTGCTTCCGCTGGTGAACCCTGTCATGGCAGCCGGGGGGAAGAAGCACAAGGGGAAGCACAAGAACAAGGAGAAGTGTGAGGAGAAGCCGCCcaaggagggaaaggagagagggagagatgtggagaaacacaaggagaagaaggagaaacgCAGGTAAAGAGGTTCACTGCCATGCTTTGTCCAGCTCCACTCCAAGCTGTAGAGGGATCTAGCAGCCTCGTTGAATAGGCATATAACAAGACCCACTGAAAACAACTGGCGTTTAAACAAGTCTGTTAGCACTGTTGTTGAATATACTATGAAAGGGACTCACTTTTAGTTTCTCTTGGCGCTTGCAGAGACCGGTCAGACAGCTCCCACAAGGCCAAGCGGTCAGTGATGTCTGAGGAACGTTCCGGCAGCGTGTCCTCTCCTTCCAGAGACCGAGAGGCGTCCCCGTCAGCCAGGAAGAACAAGTCCACCTCCCCAAAAGTAGCCTCCCAGAAGACCCTTGCGCCTGCCTCCCCACCTCACAGGTCAGTAGCCTGTTAGACACTAAGAAGATAACAACATCATTGTCATGCCGGAAGCAGTAAGATGACAGTATAAACATCGGCTTGCAGAAATGGAGAAATATGCAGCAGTACCTGAACCTGAGACGATGGTCTAAACATGCCATCTATCCTAACACTAGCATTTTCAGTCATGTTATTAGCAGGATTCTCATGAGTTGGTGTAGATGGTAGACAGACTAGCAAGACGGTCACTTTCCCTGAATAACCATAACCCCTCGTCCTCTCCTGGTCTTCCAGGTCTCCCCCTCCCCGCCACAAGCGCACCCCCAGCCCGCCCCGCCaccactccccctcctcccactctgGCTCCTCAGCCCAGAGACACTCTTCTTCCCCTCGCCGGCGCCGCTCGGCATCCCCCACCTACAACCGCGAGCCCCCAGCCGCCTCCTCACCTCCTGGCCAGAGGTGTTCCTCCCGCTCCCCTGCAGCCTCCCGGGACACCTCCTCTCCTCAGAGGAGGACTAGCCCCGGAGGACGAAACCACTCTCGGGGGCGTGAGAGAGGACGCAGCGAGAGGGGGAGGAGCCCACCTGCCCAGGAGCACCGACACGAGCGTCGAGACGGTACAGCAACTCATTAACATAAAACACAGACCATTTTCTATATGTGGTCACCTCCCTTTAAATAAACTACTGGTTTTCTATATGTGGTCACCACCTTTAAATAAACTACTGGTTTTCTATATGTGGTCACCTCCCTTTAAATAAACTACTGGTTTTCTATATGTGGTCACCTCCCTTTAAATAAACTACTGGTTTTCTATATGTGGTCACCTCCCTTTAAATAAACTACTGGTTTTCTATATGTGGTCACCACCTTTAAATAAACTACTGGTTTTATATATGTGGTCACCACCTTTAAATAAACTACTGGTTCTCTATATGTGGTCACCTCCCTTTAAATAAACTACTGGTTTTCTATATGTGGTCACCACCTTTAAATAAACTACTGGTTTTCTATATGTGGTCACCACCTTTAAATAAACTACTGGTTTTCTATATGTGGTCACCTCCCTTTAAATAAACTACTGGTTTTCTATATGTGGTCACCTCCCTTTAAATAAACTACTGGTTTTCTATATGTGGTCACCACCTTTAAATAAACTACTGGTTTTCTATATGTGGTCACCACCTTTAAATAAACTACTGGTTTTCTATATGTGGTCACCACCTTTAAATAAACTACTGGTTTTCTATATGTGGTCACCTCCCTTTAAATAAACTACTGGTTTTCTATATGTGGTCACCACCTTTAAATAAACTACTGGTTTTCTATATGTGGTCACCACCTTTAAATAAACTACTGGTTTTCTATATGTGGTCACCTCCCTTTAAATAAACTACTGGTTTTCTATATGTGGTCACCACCTTTAAATAAACTACTGGTTTTCTATATGTTGCTGTTTGTTTACATGAAAACAGTGTCTACATTGTGTCGTTTGACTGGACGCTGTAATGACACAGACCTGTGTTTTTGTCTCGTCCATGCAGAGAGCCGCGGGAAGCGAGAGAAAGACGGTAGCCGTGACGACCGGGACTACGAGGCGGCAGAGACGAGCTCTTCTCGTGATGCCGCCCGTGAGGACCGGGAGACAAAAGAGGGGCGAGAGCGCCGGGGTGACGGGCGCAGCGACCGACGAGGAGACTCCACCAGTACCTCCAGGGACCCCACCAGGGATAGAGACCGGGACACCAAGGACTCGACCCGGGAACCCAGAACCACAGAGACCACGTCAACACGCTCCGGACGAGACCCTCTGGAGTACAGGGACCGAGAacgggagagggagcgagaaaaggagaaagagagggagcgggagagaggagagagggagaagacggACAGGAAGGAGGAGGCTGTCCCGGAGGAGGGGAGGGGCTATGGGAGGGGCCACGGgcgagaggaaggagggaggactgAAGGGAAGGGGGAGACGAGGACAGAGAGTAGAGCTGAGAGACCTGGCAGGGGTAGGGGCCGCGAGGCTGACGCATCTGACAAAGGTGAGGTCACACATGACATCACACATCTTATGACCAGCAAAATCTACTAATGGCCAGTTGGAGTAACAGTTGTTAATGTGTTTGTTGCTGTTGTGTTTGTGGAAGTGAGGGAATTTGATCAAGATGAACTGCGGTGCACCAGTCTATGGCTGAGGGAGGAGCTCCCTTCTCAAATGGAACAGTAATCTGTGCTGCTCGGCCATGTTGTCAACAAAGCAGCATGGAGCATCACCCAGAAACATCTCTTTTTGATCAAATGacttttcattgggaaggcagataaagcgtttatatcaaaagcaatcactttttCACGTGAGAAAAGCCTCTGAttcctactcattactccacgTTCATAACCTACGTCACTTTTGCACGTGAGAAAAGCCTCTGGttcctactcattactccacgTTCATAACCTACGTCACTTTTGTTTTGTACCTGTTTCGCCGTCAGCCCAGAGGGGGGCACCTGGCTCGTGCCTGGGAGGCCGCCCGCTTCCAAAACGAATACAGTCACTGTTCACCTGGTGCGAACTCCTCCCACCGGGGCATCCCAGGCCAGATAATCCAATCCCCTCTGTGTCTGTTTCAGCATACTCTTAACTCTGTCCTTCCTGCCTCAGTTTCCTCAGGCTCCACCCGGAACGCCCGAGGCTCCCAGCAGGAGAGCGGTGGTCATGACGGCTGGGAGTCACGTAGCGGCGGAGGCTTCCGTGAGAAGAGTGCGGAGAGGAGCACCGACCGTGGGGCGGAGAGAGGAGgcgcagagagaggaggaggcgcTGAAAGAGGAGGTGTCGACAGAGGAGGAGCGGAGCGTGACCGTTATGacggagacaggagaggaggggagcaggcgaCTGGGAGAGACTCATCCTACGACCGAAGAGGTGGTCACACCGACCGTGGTGACcgcagagagaacagggagagaggtgaggagaaaaaatacatttcatctATAATACACGTTAAATAAAATACCATTTGTAATACGCTTATCATTGAAAAACAATCTCAATGTTCTGTAGTGAGTGATTTAAAACAGAAACGAGACATAGACAGAAAGGACACAGCTAGACAGGGCAACTGACAAAGGACACAGCTGATGCTACAAGAGGCAAGGACAACAAGAAACACAGTTATATGTAACACAAAGCCTTCGTAAAGCATCCTGTCTCTTCCTCGTACGGGAGAAGAAGATCCAGGTCCCTCAGGCCCTCTCCTCTAATGCTTTCTGAAACATTCATTCAGAATGAACCCTTGGTGTtggatgttgtgactgactgtctgtttcctctgtttCTAACAGAGCAAAGAGCTTCCTCTCCTGGTCGGCACCCAGCCAGAGGAGAAGAGccggacagggaggagaccagagggagggatgaacgcagaggagaggaaaaaggaggggACAGGCGAGAGGACAGGGcccgagagagggagcgagagagggaacgggaaagagagaaggagagagaaagagagaaggagaaggagagggaggcagagcggGAGAGGGTtcgggagagggagcgagaacgggagcgagagagggaaaaggaaagggagagggaaaaggagaaagagagggaaaaggagcgagagagggaacgggagagggaagagagggagcgggagagggaggagcgagatagggagaggaaggagagagagcgggagagggaacgagagcgggagagggagcgagagcaaagagagagggagaggcagcggGAATGGGAGGAGCGTGAGAAAGGAAGGGATGAGCGACGGGAACGGACTAGGGATGAACCAAGGGACGACCGCTCTGTCCGAGACTCGCATGAAGACCGCAAGACCAGGCAAGTATCAGTAGTAACCACCAGGGTTGGggccaattccatttcaattccagacCCAACGCTGGTAACCACTAACCCATGACACTTAACTAGAATCACTCCATTGTTTTACCTTAGTTGTGGTTAGTTTCCGTCTGTTTCTTTCCAACTTAACACAACCCagctgacctctaacccctcttctctgtgtgtgtcatctGCAGCCGGAAGAGGCACAGGGTAGAGACCACACCCAGCCCGACTCGCCCCTCTCCCAAGCGAGCAAGGGACGCCACCCCAGGAGACGGCGAGGAATACAACAGCCCTGAGGAGAAAAGTGAGCGTTTGATTGGTGGAGGTCAGCCCAAGGTCCGCCCCACCTCTGGCTCTGGCCCAATCACCATCCTCCCCGTCACAGTACCagtgtgtcctcctcctccagtgcTTGACAGTAGGGACACTCTTTAATGGGAAAAACAAACAGCACTGGTTCTGTCTGGAGGAAACTAGTCCCGTATGGATTAACACCTCCCCAAAGGGTGCCTTGGCCTGATCACTTCAATATCCCTCCACGTGAGCCCAGGGCACACTCAGTAATGGTGATAACACCTTTTAATGTTTGAGCACATTTCATACAGACAGACTGGAACTCAACGTGCTGACATAGAAGTAACAGCTGGTGTTTGGTTGTTATTAGAAGGCGATCAGAGATCTTTGAGACCGAGCCAAGGCACCCTTTAAGATAACAAGGTGTTTTGTTTCTTTGACCTTTGTTGACATTTCCATGATGTTGATAAACCTTGGTGCTAACAGAATCCCTCGGCTTCttggtgtgtgttcaggtgttgAGAAACACCGGCTGTTGAGTCAGGTGGTACTCCCGCCCCAGGACCCCCTCCTGCGTTCCCCCCCCAGCACCTCTGTAGCGGAGGACGCCAAGCCCAGCCGCTGGAAGGACGAGGAGCGCCGTGGAGGCGGggacaagagggaggggaggagccGTCGGAACGAGGAGGCCGACGCCCGcggagacagaggaggagcaggcagaggaggagagagacggggggagcaCCCCTCAGATAGCAGTACACCTGTCTCGGCCTCCGGCTCGGACTCTAGGAGGGGTAAAGAGAGGGACGGTCGGGAGCCCACCCCTCCCCCGCCTCCCGTGGCCCTGGTCACTGAGGACAGAGATACTCCAGTCCCGTCAGGTCATGAGGAGGGCAAGAAGAAGACTAAGTCCCAGAAGAAAGGCCTGaagaaggggaggaaggaggaggctgTGGCAGGAGGTGTTTCAGGAGCTCCAGAGAGGTTCACCAACCCAGAGCCCCCCTCATCCATGGCCCTCTCGGACACCCCCccgccccctctcctctccccccgcaAAGCGCCTAAGAAGAAGGCGCTGGACAAGAAGAGGAAACGATCCCGTGGCGCTGAGTCGGACGCGTCGGAGGAGGAACCAGGCTCCTCCCATCTTCCCCCGGGCAAGAGGAACAAGAGGGGTCCCCGGACGCCCCCGCCCGCGCCAA contains:
- the LOC139402488 gene encoding zinc finger CCCH domain-containing protein 13-like isoform X3, with amino-acid sequence MSKIRRRVTVENSKTISDSSSSQTTTTPSRRPSVFERLGPSTGSNAVEVCTSTPASNPLTDTTHACPEKTNCRNWLKTGNCSYGNTCRYTHGTQPRGKGFSGSFSRSAERPTGDLRERMKNKRQDVESDATKRDPEEPTSPTARQRDSSRGRHREKEDIKITKERSPASEEETTEWEANREDSDNGDYDYELSLEMKRQKIQRELMKLEQENMEKREEIVIKKEEPTTKTRTTIISKTSPERSSSRGSPSSRKSSGSPKHTKGPKASGSRKKEKKTSVSSSASATARSSKGGHGKKKGPRTPSPPPPVLPLVNPVMAAGGKKHKGKHKNKEKCEEKPPKEGKERGRDVEKHKEKKEKRRDRSDSSHKAKRSVMSEERSGSVSSPSRDREASPSARKNKSTSPKVASQKTLAPASPPHRSPPPRHKRTPSPPRHHSPSSHSGSSAQRHSSSPRRRRSASPTYNREPPAASSPPGQRCSSRSPAASRDTSSPQRRTSPGGRNHSRGRERGRSERGRSPPAQEHRHERRDESRGKREKDGSRDDRDYEAAETSSSRDAAREDRETKEGRERRGDGRSDRRGDSTSTSRDPTRDRDRDTKDSTREPRTTETTSTRSGRDPLEYRDREREREREKEKERERERGEREKTDRKEEAVPEEGRGYGRGHGREEGGRTEGKGETRTESRAERPGRGRGREADASDKVSSGSTRNARGSQQESGGHDGWESRSGGGFREKSAERSTDRGAERGGAERGGGAERGGVDRGGAERDRYDGDRRGGEQATGRDSSYDRRGGHTDRGDRRENREREQRASSPGRHPARGEEPDREETRGRDERRGEEKGGDRREDRAREREREREREREKEREREKEKEREAERERVREREREREREREKEREREKEKEREKEREREREREEREREREERDRERKEREREREREREREREQRERERQREWEEREKGRDERRERTRDEPRDDRSVRDSHEDRKTSRKRHRVETTPSPTRPSPKRARDATPGDGEEYNSPEEKSVEKHRLLSQVVLPPQDPLLRSPPSTSVAEDAKPSRWKDEERRGGGDKREGRSRRNEEADARGDRGGAGRGGERRGEHPSDSSTPVSASGSDSRRGKERDGREPTPPPPPVALVTEDRDTPVPSGHEEGKKKTKSQKKGLKKGRKEEAVAGGVSGAPERFTNPEPPSSMALSDTPPPPLLSPRKAPKKKALDKKRKRSRGAESDASEEEPGSSHLPPGKRNKRGPRTPPPAPKEALLSQRAMPHSVAEPLPQPVKMDANFSDWSDEDVLERGGGSAPVKAPPTVPTERTPTEALPRRGGPRGGKERLERPVPLPIAPLLSQDPPMLLQTLPPQPLMSQPLLRKPPPEQKRSSSMGSNQSRASSRRLRSPSNESAHREDPQQGQGPGRPRRGHQLQGANSRDRERERERERERERERDRERERERGERERGPVLTEPPVVRGEERKSRIDQLRRGEPSRSTSSDRQDSRSHSSRRSSPESERQVQSRAGSYDGREREREREREREQFERERERKDLRQQQGPPGPLPPLQQQGQQRDWEPEGPREWGGRGREPLLMRGGNREQMRERDLRDMRGERERLLPEGLLQQHERERERERGGNRGIGRGGDHGNDRERERMLLMDLPPHGDPKNRMDMRGDRPDMRGDRPDMRGDRPDMRGDRPDLRGDMRGDMRPDMRGDIRGDMRGDMRGDMRGDIRGDMRPDMRGDIRGDMRPDMRGDMRPDIRGDIRGDMRPDMRGDMRPDIRGDIRGDMRPDMRGDIRGDMRPDMRGDMRPDIRGDIRGDMRGDIRGDMRPDIRGDIRGDMRPDIRGDIRGDMRPDIRGDIRGDMRGGPDIRPDIRPDHMRPDIRGPDRAEFSLLLPHEALGHGGMDQDKAGNSHHPVGGQIQEAEKQDSIDDEDDAKADDAVSVVSGGEEYEPISDDELDEILADSAQKREDGQEEEKAPGPLDVIDVDWSSLMPKQKQEPRAAGAALLRFTPGAVLLRAGVSKRLAGPELLERVREVCKKELDDPKDADKLFEHDLGALNKAALNRKIERAGLLRNLGPCCKALCARRDMAIRRQLLKNEKGLAKQMYPSVPVVDSELFQLSMRLFKKTVAAARSNQPPLGPPAGPEKADKGPPGLVPVTSPVAKPSTPQPPEMCIS